Proteins from one Nakamurella multipartita DSM 44233 genomic window:
- a CDS encoding DUF4956 domain-containing protein, with the protein MSQLAIFAADWLAISLLVFALYFPRHRRRDLVVAFLVVNIGVLAVASVLSTTAVAAGVGLGLFGVLSIIRLRSTELEQHEVAYYFSALALGLLAGLSPTPDWVTLTLMAMIVVVMVVGDHPRLLRRYRHQLIVLDQAYPDETVLIAHLEQTLGARVHRIVVQRLDLVNDTTTVEVRYQLAAERTSPVGAAGRTLVAR; encoded by the coding sequence GTGTCGCAGCTTGCGATTTTCGCCGCCGACTGGCTGGCCATCAGCCTGCTCGTCTTTGCCCTGTATTTCCCGCGACACCGGCGCCGCGACCTGGTGGTCGCGTTCCTGGTCGTCAATATCGGCGTGCTGGCGGTGGCCAGCGTGCTGTCCACGACCGCGGTCGCGGCCGGCGTCGGGCTGGGCCTGTTCGGCGTGCTCTCGATCATCCGGCTGCGCTCCACCGAGTTGGAGCAGCACGAAGTTGCCTACTATTTCTCGGCTCTCGCGCTCGGCCTGCTGGCCGGCCTGTCCCCCACCCCGGACTGGGTGACGCTCACGCTGATGGCGATGATCGTCGTGGTGATGGTCGTCGGCGACCATCCGCGCCTGCTGCGGCGCTACCGGCACCAGCTGATCGTGCTGGATCAGGCCTACCCCGACGAGACCGTGCTGATCGCCCACCTGGAGCAGACCCTGGGCGCCCGGGTGCACCGGATCGTCGTGCAGCGGCTGGACCTGGTCAACGACACCACCACGGTCGAGGTCCGCTACCAGCTGGCGGCCGAGCGGACCAGCCCGGTCGGGGCGGCCGGCCGCACCCTGGTCGCCCGATGA